From Synchiropus splendidus isolate RoL2022-P1 chromosome 10, RoL_Sspl_1.0, whole genome shotgun sequence, the proteins below share one genomic window:
- the pcdh8 gene encoding protocadherin-8: MALRAAPFSLVLALVLCSAGATTTRYVTYEEDAPGTEIGNLSADLKIDPAEDQETSFSFMQESNSSVVQMREADGLLSVAEVMDRERLCPRSPRCFIAFDIVAFSQEKFQLIHVEIEVKDINDHAPVFARNETQLEIVEDVPLQSRFPLQVALDQDVGENYIQSYNISKSTHFEIEVREREDGVKVAELVLVRELDREVEDFYTLEVTATDGGVPAKSGSMTVYIKVLDSNDNSPTFEHSSLKVELAEDAPVGHRVLRVHAFDPDEGINGDVIYSFDGVSSEAARIFHVDPYTGDVTLKSLVDYEKRRSYELRIKASDLGTNSIPSSCKITIEIVDVNDNPPEISIKPMTSSSDGVAYITEAAAAESFVALISTTDKDSGSNGYVRIGLLGHEHFTLQQAYGETFMIITSTVLDRERVPEYNLTVVAEDLGSPPFKTVRQYTIRVTDENDNPPLFSKSLYEVSVMENNIPGSYITTVVARDADAGKNAKVSYKLLDSDMPGGSPVSTYVSVDSHSGSLYTLRSLDHETLEQFEVTIQAEDRGSPALSSTSTIRIRVVDQNDNYPYFTFPVLLNDSADIPLPFNAPASYLALRVSAEDADDGVNGQLSYQIVQGDQNLFTIQKDSGEISLKQWLTAEMGEVLELKVAVRDNGRSPLSSSATIRFIITDSAEDQAVIVLQSSDGSFGMDGSLVAIVMLGGGCALLLIAIVAVVVTCKLSCGAAKREVCHSLFDSRPLPMLGSTEPNIYTGPRGFFHDRTSSSLDDSCLYEERSRDSETKMFLPSKHFQPASVWQSDKYCLQVSGIGNNDQLSVKDSGKGDSDFNDSDSDVSGDGGKKSFSTFHPRMKSVSSTADSVSTDCLGTYSAIPAQCLRPPRELAYTVAYTPSPVFNRPPSYAHSWKESSYGTNRPLSRSSVQTFSRTGTLPSYFPHYEADGSQVQKQTPNYVTVATGLEVATIF, encoded by the exons ATGGCTCTGAGAGCGGCACCCTTCTCGCTTGTGCTCGCGCTGGTCCTCTGCTCCGCTGGGGCCACCACCACTCGCTACGTGACCTACGAGGAGGACGCTCCCGGGACGGAGATTGGAAACTTGTCGGCGGACTTGAAGATCGACCCGGCCGAGGACCAGGAGACGTCGTTCAGCTTCATGCAAGAAAGCAACTCGTCCGTGGTCCAGATGCGGGAGGCGGACGGGCTTCTGAGCGTGGCCGAGGTCATGGACCGGGAGCGGCTTTGCCCCCGATCCCCGCGCTGCTTCATCGCCTTCGACATCGTGGCCTTCTCTCAGGAAAAGTTCCAGCTCATCCACGTCGAGATCGAGGTGAAAGACATCAACGACCACGCGCCGGTGTTCGCGCGCAACGAGACGCAGCTGGAGATCGTGGAGGACGTCCCGCTGCAGTCCAGGTTCCCGCTCCAGGTGGCCCTGGACCAGGACGTGGGGGAGAACTACATCCAGAGCTACAACATCTCCAAGTCCACTCACTTTGAGATAGAAGTGCGAGAGCGCGAGGACGGCGTGAAGGTGGCGGAGCTGGTTCTGGTGAGGGAGCTGGACCGGGAGGTGGAGGACTTCTACACGCTGGAGGTCACCGCCACCGACGGAGGGGTCCCCGCCAAATCCGGCTCCATGACCGTGTACATCAAGGTCCTTGACTCCAACGACAACAGCCCGACTTTCGAGCACAGCTCCCTGAAGGTGGAGCTGGCCGAGGACGCCCCGGTGGGTCACCGGGTTCTGCGAGTTCACGCCTTTGACCCGGATGAGGGCATCAACGGGGACGTCATCTACTCCTTCGACGGGGTTTCCTCAGAAGCGGCGCGCATTTTCCACGTCGACCCGTACACCGGGGACGTGACCCTCAAGTCTCTGGTCGACTACGAGAAGAGAAGGTCGTACGAGCTGCGCATTAAAGCCTCCGATTTGGGCACCAACTCCATCCCCTCCAGCTGTAAAATAACCATCGAGATTGTGGACGTGAACGACAACCCGCCGGAGATCAGCATCAAGCCCATGACCTCCAGCAGCGACGGCGTGGCCTACATCACCGAGGCGGCGGCGGCCGAGAGCTTCGTGGCTCTCATCAGCACCACGGACAAGGACTCGGGCTCCAACGGGTACGTGCGCATCGGCCTCCTCGGGCACGAGCACTTCACCCTGCAGCAGGCTTATGGAGAAACCTTCATGATCATCACCTCCACCGTGCTGGACCGCGAGAGGGTCCCCGAGTACAACCTGACGGTGGTGGCGGAGGACTTAGGGAGCCCGCCGTTCAAGACGGTCCGGCAGTACACCATCCGCGTGACCGACGAGAACGACAACCCTCCTCTGTTCAGCAAATCTCTGTACGAAGTGTCGGTGATGGAGAACAACATCCCGGGGTCGTACATCACCACCGTGGTCGCTCGAGACGCCGACGCCGGCAAGAACGCCAAAGTCTCCTACAAGCTGCTGGACTCGGACATGCCAGGGGGATCCCCGGTGTCCACTTACGTCTCCGTCGATTCTCACTCCGGCTCCCTGTACACGCTGCGGTCGTTGGACCACGAGACTCTGGAGCAGTTCGAGGTCACCATCCAGGCAGAAGACCGAGGTTCTCCGGCTCTCTCCAGCACCTCCACCATCAGGATCCGGGTGGTGGATCAGAACGACAACTACCCGTACTTCACCTTCCCCGTCCTGCTCAACGATTCGGCCGACATCCCGCTTCCGTTCAACGCCCCGGCTTCCTACCTGGCGCTGCGCGTCTCGGCGGAGGATGCGGACGACGGCGTCAACGGTCAGCTCTCCTACCAGATCGTTCAAGGGGACCAGAACCTGTTCACCATCCAAAAAGACAGTGGGGAGATTTCTCTCAAGCAGTGGCTGACGGCCGAGATGGGTGAGGTGCTGGAGCTGAAGGTCGCCGTGCGAGATAACGGCAGGTCGCCGCTGTCCAGCAGCGCCACCATCAGGTTCATCATCACGGACTCGGCGGAAGACCAGGCCGTCATCGTGCTCCAGTCGAGCGACGGCTCCTTCGGCATGGACGGGTCACTGGTGGCCATCGTCATGCTGGGAGGGGGCTGTGCCCTGCTGCTGATCGCCATCGTGGCGGTGGTGGTCACCTGCAAGCTGAGCTGCGGCGCCGCCAAGAGAGAGGTGTGCCACAGCCTGTTCGACAGCCGGCCCCTGCCCATGCTGGGCTCCACCGAGCCCAACATCTACACCGGCCCGCGAGGCTTCTTCCACGACAGAACCTCCTCGTCGCTGGACGACTCCTGCCTGTACGAAGAGCGCAGCAGAGACTCGGAGACAAAG ATGTTCCTGCCCTCAAAGCATTTCCAACCGGCGTCTGTGTGGCAAAGTGACAAATACTGCTTGCAAGTGAG CGGCATCGGAAACAACGACCAGCTGAGCGTGAAGGACAGCGGCAAAGGGGACAGCGACTTCAACGACAGCGACTCGGACGTCAGCGGTGATGGCGGCAAGAAGAGCTTCAGCACCTTCCACCCCAGGATGAAGA GCGTGTCCAGCACCGCGGACAGCGTCTCCACAGACTGCCTGGGAACGTACAGCGCCATTCCTGCCCAGTGTTTGCGCCCCCCCCGAGAGCTGGCCTACACAGTGGCCTACACGCCGTCCCCGGTCTTCAACCGCCCGCCAAGCTACGCCCACTCCTGGAAGGAGTCCAGCTACGGCACCAACCGCCCGCTGTCCAGGAGCAGCGTGCAGACCTTCTCCAGGACCGGCACCCTGCCCTCCTACTTCCCCCATTATGAAGCAGACGGTTCCCAAGTCCAGAAACAAACTCCCAACTACGTCACGGTGGCCACAGGGCTGGAGGTCGCCACTATCTTTTAA